The following are from one region of the Deltaproteobacteria bacterium genome:
- the hemB gene encoding porphobilinogen synthase has product MSFPKYRPRRLRKNEMIRRMVRETTLSIDDLILPLFVTFGRNVKKPISSMPGHYQMSVDNLAKEAKEIKSLGIPAVILFGIPEHKDEIGSEAYNPKGIIQQAIKTIKNKSPELVVITDVCMCEYTSHGHCGIIKNNDVDNDATLELLAKEALSHAKAGADMVAPSDMMDGRVGAIRKALDENGFQNMPIMSYAVKYASAFYGPFREAAESTPEFGDRRSYQMDPANSDEAIREVRLDIEEGADIMMVKPALPYLDIIRRIREEFDYPVAAYNVSGEFAMIKAAAELGWMDAEKAMMESLISIKRAGADLILTYFAKEAAKILGR; this is encoded by the coding sequence ATGTCCTTCCCCAAATATCGTCCAAGACGATTAAGAAAAAACGAAATGATCAGAAGAATGGTCAGGGAGACAACCCTCTCAATAGACGATCTGATATTGCCGCTCTTTGTAACATTCGGCAGGAATGTAAAAAAGCCGATAAGCTCTATGCCCGGCCATTATCAGATGTCGGTGGACAACCTCGCAAAAGAGGCGAAAGAGATAAAAAGCCTCGGCATTCCTGCCGTGATTCTGTTCGGCATCCCTGAGCATAAAGACGAGATTGGCAGCGAGGCATATAACCCAAAAGGTATAATTCAGCAGGCTATAAAAACGATTAAGAATAAGTCGCCTGAACTGGTTGTCATCACAGATGTATGTATGTGCGAATATACATCACACGGGCACTGCGGGATAATAAAGAATAACGATGTGGATAACGATGCAACGCTTGAACTTCTCGCAAAGGAGGCGCTGTCTCACGCAAAGGCAGGCGCTGATATGGTGGCGCCGTCAGATATGATGGACGGAAGGGTGGGAGCTATCAGAAAGGCTTTAGATGAAAACGGTTTCCAAAATATGCCGATTATGAGCTATGCCGTAAAATACGCCAGCGCATTTTACGGGCCGTTCAGAGAGGCAGCGGAATCAACACCTGAATTCGGAGACAGACGAAGTTATCAGATGGATCCGGCAAACAGCGATGAGGCGATAAGAGAGGTGAGGCTTGATATTGAAGAGGGCGCGGATATTATGATGGTCAAGCCTGCGCTGCCATATCTTGACATAATCAGGAGGATACGGGAAGAATTTGACTATCCTGTTGCCGCATATAATGTAAGCGGCGAATTTGCAATGATAAAGGCAGCGGCAGAGCTCGGATGGATGGATGCCGAAAAGGCAATGATGGAAAGCCTTATTTCTATAAAGAGGGCAGGCGCTGATTTAATACTCACATATTTTGCGAAAGAAGCGGCAAAGATATTAGGAAGGTAG
- the ahbD gene encoding heme b synthase → MNTMLKGHPHEVAGMETKHGAEKKWLPKLIAWEVTRSCNLNCIHCRAAARFGPYPNELKTEECLAFLDDVAKAFPSCIIILTGGEPMLREDIWEIAAHGHKLGLRMVMAPCGVLVTEETAKKMIESGIQRVSFSIDGATAESHDNFRRVKGAFDSVMKAIENVKKVGLEFQVNTTITKHNLKELPLILDLVIKLGAKAHHPFLLVPTGRGAELKHMEIAPEDYEKTLTWFYNMRDKVPIQFKPTCAPHYYRIFRQHEKEKGITVKPETHGLDAMTKGCMGGQSFAFVSHTGKVQICGFLDVECGDIRKEPFSKIWETSKVFKEMRAWDDYLGKCGYCEFRKVCGGCRARAHAFTGNYMEEEPFCTYEPSEEAKIAHVRRKEAVGEK, encoded by the coding sequence ATGAACACAATGCTAAAAGGTCATCCCCACGAAGTTGCTGGGATGGAAACAAAACATGGAGCAGAAAAAAAGTGGCTTCCCAAACTGATTGCGTGGGAGGTAACGAGGTCATGCAATCTGAACTGCATACACTGCAGGGCAGCGGCAAGGTTTGGCCCATATCCCAATGAACTCAAAACAGAAGAGTGTCTTGCGTTCCTTGATGATGTGGCAAAGGCATTTCCTTCGTGTATCATCATCCTTACAGGCGGCGAGCCAATGTTGAGGGAAGATATATGGGAGATTGCGGCGCACGGCCACAAGCTTGGCCTGCGGATGGTTATGGCCCCATGCGGCGTTCTTGTTACAGAGGAGACAGCCAAAAAGATGATAGAGTCCGGCATACAGAGGGTCAGCTTTTCCATAGACGGCGCAACTGCTGAAAGCCATGATAATTTCAGGAGGGTAAAGGGCGCATTTGACAGTGTAATGAAGGCAATTGAAAATGTAAAAAAGGTTGGTCTTGAGTTTCAGGTAAATACAACAATTACAAAACACAATCTCAAGGAACTGCCGCTTATTCTGGATTTGGTTATTAAACTCGGCGCCAAGGCTCACCATCCGTTTTTGCTGGTTCCCACAGGAAGGGGCGCTGAATTAAAGCACATGGAGATAGCTCCTGAGGACTATGAAAAAACCCTAACCTGGTTTTATAACATGAGGGACAAGGTGCCGATCCAGTTCAAGCCTACATGCGCGCCGCATTATTACAGGATATTCAGGCAGCATGAAAAAGAAAAGGGAATAACCGTAAAGCCGGAAACCCACGGCCTTGACGCCATGACCAAGGGGTGCATGGGGGGCCAGTCATTCGCATTTGTGTCTCATACCGGAAAGGTGCAGATATGCGGTTTCCTGGATGTTGAATGCGGGGATATAAGAAAAGAGCCGTTCAGCAAAATCTGGGAGACATCAAAGGTCTTCAAAGAGATGCGGGCGTGGGATGATTATCTCGGAAAATGCGGATACTGTGAATTCAGAAAGGTATGCGGCGGCTGCAGGGCAAGGGCTCATGCCTTTACCGGAAACTATATGGAAGAAGAGCCGTTTTGCACATACGAACCCAGTGAAGAGGCGAAAATTGCGCATGTTAGACGAAAGGAGGCAGTAGGCGAAAAGTAA
- a CDS encoding AsnC family transcriptional regulator gives MDAVDKKMLNIIQTKFPIVQRPYEAIGKEVGASETDVILRIGNLKKEGIIRRIGATFDPRKLGFVSSLCAAKVPSDKIKKFVEVVNSYSGVTHNYERDNEYNIWFTFIDESMEEIENKLKEISKKTGIKDVRNLPTVRFFKIRVDFDMEK, from the coding sequence ATGGATGCTGTAGATAAAAAGATGTTAAATATAATACAGACCAAATTTCCCATTGTCCAAAGGCCGTATGAGGCAATTGGCAAAGAAGTTGGCGCTTCCGAAACAGATGTAATTTTGCGCATTGGCAATCTGAAGAAAGAAGGAATTATCAGAAGGATAGGCGCGACATTTGACCCTCGTAAACTCGGTTTTGTAAGCTCACTTTGTGCTGCTAAAGTTCCATCCGATAAGATTAAGAAATTTGTAGAGGTTGTTAATTCCTACTCCGGCGTAACCCACAACTATGAAAGGGATAATGAATACAATATCTGGTTTACTTTCATAGATGAGTCAATGGAAGAGATTGAAAATAAACTAAAAGAGATCTCAAAAAAGACAGGGATAAAGGATGTAAGAAATCTTCCTACAGTTAGATTTTTCAAGATTAGAGTTGATTTTGATATGGAGAAGTAA